A single region of the Idiomarinaceae bacterium HL-53 genome encodes:
- a CDS encoding protein ImuB, whose translation MQWLYLYFPQLQLDRLQALTPSLVQQPTVLFQPQERLQPILQKNQEAVQAGVQAGMSLAKAWLLTERLYPLAWREYEQVRLLRQLAAHLYQGFSDIFLDSPDGLWLNLQPLQRIYPTELISQQVLQELLAPFEVQVCQAKHSAPMAARLLARNRAESLESLPVSCLPCDEQIKDKLIRFGVTTVAALREIPRAELGKKLGLEVVVLLSQLEGQQSLRLAPYQPPQSFYQRVVLPAEAAQWQGLQFSLKRLLSELERFLIGRGKAATQLSMRLYFRELPIKTLLISAPHGCVQAREFMALCQLKMEHEKLPAPVIELSLQAQGWKSHEASHADLWQKQKLATVPLNQLLNQLQLRMGEERVQGLQVQPQWLPEYSWRPHIAGQPLLAMNALAECQRLAQRPAWLCLHPQRVHIVEWQLGLGPERIRMSWWQTGSEGVRDYYQAQHVSGRVGWLFYCYQQRSWWLHGWFS comes from the coding sequence ATGCAGTGGTTGTATCTCTATTTTCCTCAGTTGCAGCTCGATCGCTTGCAGGCGCTCACGCCCTCTTTAGTGCAGCAGCCAACGGTGCTTTTCCAACCGCAAGAGCGTTTACAGCCTATTCTGCAAAAGAATCAGGAAGCAGTGCAAGCGGGTGTGCAGGCAGGGATGTCGTTAGCGAAGGCGTGGCTGCTTACCGAGAGGCTATATCCATTAGCATGGCGAGAGTATGAACAAGTTCGCTTGTTAAGGCAGTTAGCTGCACACTTGTATCAAGGTTTTTCAGATATTTTTTTGGATAGCCCCGACGGGCTTTGGTTGAATTTACAGCCTTTACAGCGAATTTATCCAACAGAGTTAATCTCGCAGCAAGTGCTTCAGGAATTGCTGGCGCCATTCGAAGTGCAAGTATGCCAAGCGAAGCACTCTGCACCTATGGCCGCTCGTTTACTCGCGAGGAATCGAGCCGAGTCACTTGAATCTCTGCCGGTGAGTTGCCTTCCGTGTGATGAGCAAATTAAAGACAAGCTCATACGGTTTGGAGTAACAACCGTTGCGGCATTACGTGAAATTCCTCGTGCCGAACTCGGGAAGAAATTAGGCTTAGAGGTTGTAGTATTGCTTTCTCAGCTTGAAGGTCAGCAGTCTTTGCGCTTAGCTCCTTACCAACCCCCTCAAAGTTTTTATCAACGCGTTGTATTACCCGCGGAGGCCGCGCAATGGCAGGGCTTACAGTTTTCATTAAAGCGTTTATTAAGCGAACTTGAACGGTTTTTAATAGGTCGTGGAAAAGCAGCGACACAACTTTCTATGCGCTTGTACTTTCGTGAACTTCCTATAAAAACGTTATTAATTAGTGCGCCTCATGGCTGCGTACAGGCGCGAGAATTTATGGCGCTTTGTCAGCTTAAAATGGAGCATGAGAAGCTACCTGCACCTGTCATTGAGCTTAGTTTACAAGCGCAGGGCTGGAAGTCTCATGAAGCATCCCACGCCGACTTATGGCAAAAACAAAAGCTTGCGACGGTGCCGCTGAATCAACTGTTGAATCAGTTGCAGTTGCGCATGGGGGAGGAGCGAGTACAGGGCTTGCAAGTACAACCTCAATGGCTTCCAGAGTATAGCTGGCGCCCCCATATTGCGGGGCAACCCTTGTTGGCAATGAATGCACTTGCAGAGTGTCAGCGTTTAGCGCAGCGGCCAGCATGGCTTTGTTTGCATCCTCAACGTGTTCACATTGTAGAGTGGCAGTTAGGGCTGGGTCCCGAACGAATTCGAATGTCATGGTGGCAAACCGGGAGCGAAGGGGTTCGTGATTACTATCAAGCACAACATGTGAGTGGTCGAGTCGGCTGGCTTTTTTATTGCTATCAGCAACGTAGTTGGTGGTTACATGGGTGGTTTAGCTAA
- a CDS encoding Carbonic anhydrase or acetyltransferase, isoleucine patch superfamily has protein sequence MNKGRPYKGIMPTLGERVYVDESAVIVGDIHIGKDSSIWPLVAARGDVNYIRIGERSNIQDGCILHVTRTGPDDPTGFPLIIGDDVTLGHQVMLHGCKLGNRILVGMSAVVMDNAVVEDDVIIGAGSLVPPGKRLESGYLYVGSPVKQARPLTEAERAFLPTSATNYVRLKDDYLQESGKP, from the coding sequence ATGAATAAAGGCAGACCCTATAAAGGTATTATGCCAACACTTGGCGAGCGAGTTTATGTTGACGAGTCAGCAGTAATTGTTGGCGACATTCATATTGGCAAGGACAGTAGCATTTGGCCTTTAGTTGCAGCTCGGGGCGACGTGAACTATATCCGGATTGGTGAGCGCTCTAATATACAAGACGGCTGCATTTTACATGTAACACGTACCGGCCCAGATGACCCCACTGGATTTCCCCTCATTATTGGTGATGACGTGACACTCGGGCATCAAGTTATGTTGCATGGTTGCAAGCTTGGGAATCGCATTCTCGTGGGTATGTCGGCCGTGGTGATGGACAATGCCGTGGTTGAAGACGATGTCATCATTGGCGCAGGTTCACTGGTTCCTCCAGGCAAACGCTTAGAGAGCGGTTACTTATATGTAGGAAGCCCAGTGAAACAGGCGCGTCCTTTAACGGAAGCAGAAAGAGCCTTCTTGCCAACCTCTGCGACAAATTACGTGCGCTTAAAAGATGATTATTTGCAAGAAAGTGGGAAACCGTAA
- a CDS encoding error-prone DNA polymerase, with product MEYAELHCFTHYSFLRAACSPEAMVRRAAELNYQAIAITDECSLAGIVKAWQAAKQENIKLLVGTEFATRDMGRWVVICRNRKGYGQLSALITRCRRAAVKGSYQFIAEWMLQMPLTDCVLIWLPPSELDARTSMFMRSLRKTFEGRVWIGYQRALQNDDQTQLKKLMNLSHQYNCPLVSCSGALMSARERGALLEVLNAIRLGCTVDNVALRGEQNTERSLRSIEELATLYPQELMNETIRVSTLCEFDLGTLRYEYPAEVVPKGKTPDQWLRTLTYQGAKARYPEGVPDKVRQQLEYELNLVRDMGYAHFFLTIHDVVSFARERNILHQGRGSAANSAVCYCLGITAVNPAQSDLLFERFISKERNEPPDIDVDFEHERREEVIQYIYQKYSRERAALAATVITYRLRSALKDVGKALGFSESLLSEVLARLDRRDREEGWIEQIERLGLAKHPRGPMLIKLVTLLLGTPRHLSQHVGGFVISSGPLSELVPVENAAMHERTVIQWDKDDLESLCLLKVDVLALGMLTAIRKGLALLPEFYGTQFSLADIPQEDARVYRMLQKADSVGVFQIESRAQMNMLPRLKPATFYDLVIQIAIVRPGPIQGDMVHPYLRRRDGLEAIEYPSDEVADVLRRTLGVPIFQEQVIKLAMVAAGFSGGEADQLRRAMASWKSHGQLVPFRYKLVKGMLARGYEEAFAERLYAQILGFGEYGFPESHAASFAILAYASAWLKCYYPAAFYVGLLNSLPMGFYSASQLVQDARRHGVEILPVCVNASEWDHRLVANASAPKIRLGFRQVKSAQQEVIAQLIETRPQHGFESMQQISALALPQATLSALASADAFAALSEHRYQSRWALTELGEQLPLLSVAETPSSVQLAKPHPLAAMQEDYNATGLTLGAHPIQLLREHLVKQQALPKHKTAKQLESLKHGQIVTVLGIVTGRQRPGTSKGVTFLTLEDDTGNINVVLWLDRARSQRQEWLHAKLLMVRGILEKHGEVIHVIAGRMKNYTDRLPSAQLKSRNFH from the coding sequence ATGGAATATGCGGAACTTCACTGTTTTACGCACTACTCGTTTCTGCGAGCCGCATGCTCACCTGAGGCGATGGTTCGCCGTGCAGCAGAACTTAATTATCAGGCGATCGCAATAACTGACGAATGCTCACTTGCTGGAATTGTAAAAGCTTGGCAAGCCGCAAAGCAGGAAAACATCAAGCTACTTGTGGGAACTGAGTTCGCCACGCGCGATATGGGGCGATGGGTTGTGATTTGTCGTAACCGTAAAGGGTACGGTCAGTTGAGTGCCTTGATCACCCGCTGTAGAAGGGCTGCAGTGAAAGGAAGTTATCAATTCATTGCCGAGTGGATGTTGCAAATGCCCCTAACCGATTGTGTTTTGATTTGGCTACCTCCGAGCGAACTAGATGCGAGAACATCAATGTTTATGCGTTCGCTGCGAAAGACGTTTGAGGGAAGGGTCTGGATCGGCTATCAACGCGCATTGCAGAATGACGATCAGACTCAACTCAAGAAATTAATGAATTTAAGTCATCAATATAATTGCCCTCTGGTCAGTTGTTCTGGTGCATTGATGTCAGCACGAGAGCGAGGTGCGCTATTAGAGGTACTAAATGCTATTAGGCTTGGGTGCACGGTGGATAATGTCGCGCTTCGAGGGGAGCAAAACACGGAGCGTTCGCTAAGGAGCATAGAAGAGCTTGCTACTTTATACCCCCAAGAATTAATGAACGAAACAATTCGAGTTTCGACGTTATGTGAATTCGACTTAGGAACGTTACGGTATGAATACCCGGCAGAAGTGGTGCCCAAAGGCAAAACACCTGATCAATGGCTACGTACACTCACCTATCAGGGCGCGAAAGCTCGATACCCAGAGGGCGTACCGGACAAAGTTCGCCAGCAATTAGAATATGAGCTTAATCTAGTGCGAGACATGGGGTATGCGCACTTTTTTCTAACGATTCATGATGTTGTGAGCTTTGCGCGCGAGCGTAATATTTTGCATCAAGGTCGCGGCTCTGCAGCTAACTCTGCCGTTTGTTATTGCCTCGGTATCACGGCGGTCAATCCAGCGCAGTCTGATTTGTTGTTCGAACGTTTTATTTCTAAAGAAAGAAATGAACCACCAGATATTGACGTTGACTTCGAGCATGAACGGCGTGAGGAAGTGATACAATATATTTATCAGAAATATAGTCGCGAGCGTGCAGCGCTCGCTGCAACCGTTATTACGTATCGTTTAAGAAGTGCGCTGAAAGATGTAGGTAAAGCGCTTGGTTTTTCAGAAAGTTTGTTAAGTGAAGTGCTCGCGCGGCTCGATCGTCGAGATCGTGAAGAGGGCTGGATAGAGCAAATAGAACGGTTGGGTCTAGCAAAGCATCCTCGGGGACCCATGTTGATCAAGTTAGTCACCTTGCTGTTAGGTACACCACGTCATCTTTCCCAGCACGTGGGTGGGTTTGTTATTTCCTCGGGGCCGCTTTCTGAACTTGTGCCTGTTGAGAATGCAGCTATGCATGAACGCACCGTTATTCAGTGGGATAAAGACGATCTAGAAAGCTTGTGCTTATTGAAAGTAGATGTGTTGGCGCTCGGTATGCTCACAGCCATTAGAAAAGGGCTAGCACTTCTTCCAGAGTTTTACGGTACGCAATTTTCGCTTGCTGACATTCCTCAAGAAGACGCTCGCGTTTACAGAATGCTGCAAAAGGCTGATTCGGTAGGTGTGTTTCAAATTGAGTCTAGAGCGCAAATGAATATGCTACCTCGGCTCAAGCCAGCAACTTTTTATGACTTAGTGATTCAGATCGCAATTGTTCGACCAGGTCCTATTCAAGGCGATATGGTGCATCCTTACCTAAGGCGTCGAGACGGTTTAGAAGCGATTGAGTACCCAAGTGATGAAGTTGCCGACGTTTTGCGTCGTACGCTGGGTGTTCCGATTTTTCAAGAACAGGTGATTAAACTTGCGATGGTGGCGGCCGGCTTTTCCGGTGGTGAGGCAGATCAGCTAAGGAGAGCGATGGCCAGTTGGAAAAGCCATGGGCAGTTAGTTCCGTTCCGTTATAAGCTAGTTAAAGGTATGTTGGCGCGGGGCTATGAGGAAGCTTTTGCAGAACGGCTCTATGCACAAATCTTAGGGTTTGGTGAATATGGTTTTCCGGAGTCTCATGCGGCCAGTTTTGCAATCTTGGCGTATGCGTCGGCATGGCTTAAATGCTATTACCCAGCAGCGTTTTATGTTGGGCTGCTCAATAGTTTGCCCATGGGATTCTATTCAGCCTCTCAACTCGTACAAGATGCGCGGCGACATGGTGTGGAGATATTGCCCGTATGTGTCAATGCAAGTGAATGGGATCATCGCCTTGTTGCGAACGCGTCTGCACCGAAAATCAGATTAGGCTTTCGACAGGTTAAGTCTGCTCAACAAGAAGTAATCGCACAGTTAATAGAAACGAGGCCTCAGCATGGCTTTGAGAGTATGCAGCAAATCTCTGCCCTTGCATTGCCTCAAGCCACGCTTTCCGCGCTTGCGAGCGCCGATGCATTTGCGGCACTTTCTGAGCATCGATACCAAAGCCGGTGGGCGCTTACCGAGCTAGGAGAGCAGCTTCCATTATTAAGCGTTGCCGAAACGCCTTCTTCTGTACAGCTAGCAAAGCCTCACCCGCTTGCTGCAATGCAAGAGGACTACAATGCAACCGGTCTTACTTTAGGTGCGCACCCTATTCAGCTACTGCGGGAACATTTAGTAAAGCAGCAAGCACTCCCGAAACATAAAACAGCGAAGCAATTAGAAAGCTTAAAGCATGGTCAAATTGTGACCGTGCTTGGCATTGTTACTGGAAGGCAGCGGCCTGGCACTAGTAAAGGAGTCACCTTTCTCACACTAGAAGACGATACCGGAAATATTAACGTAGTACTTTGGCTTGATAGAGCGCGATCGCAACGACAAGAATGGTTACATGCTAAGCTTCTTATGGTGAGAGGTATTTTGGAGAAGCACGGCGAAGTGATTCATGTGATCGCGGGTCGCATGAAAAACTACACCGATCGACTTCCTTCAGCACAGCTAAAATCCCGTAACTTTCATTAA